A genomic stretch from Edaphobacter aggregans includes:
- a CDS encoding IS110 family transposase, producing the protein MKEKVRFIGLDVHAETIAVAIAEPDGEVRSLGTIPNRSESLRKLVRKLGPAEKLRACYEAGPTGYVVYWQLTELGVPCEVVAPTLVPVKAGDRVKTDRRDAEKLARCYRSGDLTAVWVPDEGSEALRDLVRAREAAKQDQMRARHRLSKFLLRSGQRPPTGVRPWTRPYLIWIAQLRFTQIAQESTRQDYLHEVEHMRERVARLEQAITEAVKLASPALQQVINDLQALRGIADISAVTIATELGQVSRFHSARQLMGYCGAVPSEDSSGKRTRRGGITKTGNAHLRRIVVEAAWSCRTALKSRNFGF; encoded by the coding sequence ATGAAGGAGAAGGTACGATTTATAGGTTTGGATGTCCATGCCGAGACCATCGCCGTAGCGATAGCCGAACCGGATGGTGAAGTACGGAGTCTGGGAACGATTCCGAACCGTAGCGAGTCGCTCCGCAAGCTGGTTAGGAAGCTTGGTCCAGCAGAGAAGTTGAGAGCCTGTTATGAGGCAGGACCGACGGGCTACGTGGTGTATTGGCAACTGACAGAACTGGGTGTACCGTGCGAGGTGGTAGCGCCTACTCTGGTACCGGTTAAAGCGGGTGATCGAGTAAAGACGGATCGGCGAGATGCGGAGAAGTTGGCACGCTGCTACCGATCTGGAGATCTGACAGCGGTATGGGTTCCGGACGAAGGTTCCGAGGCCTTACGCGATCTCGTGCGTGCCCGCGAAGCAGCCAAACAGGATCAGATGCGAGCGCGGCATCGGTTGAGCAAGTTTCTTCTTCGCTCCGGCCAGCGTCCACCAACCGGAGTTCGACCATGGACACGCCCCTATCTGATCTGGATCGCGCAGCTACGTTTCACACAGATCGCCCAGGAATCCACGCGACAGGATTACCTGCACGAGGTCGAGCACATGCGGGAACGGGTAGCGCGTCTGGAGCAAGCCATCACGGAAGCGGTGAAGCTGGCCTCCCCCGCGTTGCAGCAAGTCATTAACGATCTGCAGGCACTGCGCGGTATCGCGGATATCTCAGCTGTAACCATTGCGACCGAGCTGGGCCAGGTATCCCGTTTTCACAGTGCCCGGCAACTGATGGGCTATTGCGGTGCTGTGCCCAGCGAAGACTCCAGTGGCAAGCGAACCAGACGCGGTGGCATCACTAAAACCGGCAACGCGCATTTGCGACGAATCGTTGTCGAAGCAGCCTGGAGCTGTCGGACTGCACTCAAATCCCGGAATTTCGGATTTTGA
- a CDS encoding TniB family NTP-binding protein, giving the protein MTVSELGHLQPPCREAALLSDTERIHWLRQERWIQYPRAERILERLMDLVDYPPRDRMPCLVLYGSTGMGKTRIIQKFLRDNRTHFDKKLGRTRLPVVSIQMPPSPSERDLYEEILAAMGGIFTHGTSVTTLRHRIRALARQLEVRLLVIDEIHSVLAGTYREQRILLNSIRFLANDLRLPLVCAGTHEAKQALMTDQQLADRFEAAELPAWENDSSFQQLLLSFESILPLRLPSEFRDPKVHQRILSLSEGVLVRICRLIETAATEAIHSGQEHISLSLLKDDLVTGSLVSIADRRNRRVSAR; this is encoded by the coding sequence ATGACCGTCAGCGAACTGGGGCACCTCCAACCTCCTTGCCGCGAAGCGGCCCTGCTGTCAGATACTGAACGTATTCATTGGCTACGTCAGGAGCGCTGGATTCAATATCCTCGTGCCGAACGTATTCTGGAACGCTTGATGGATTTGGTCGACTACCCTCCACGCGACCGTATGCCGTGCCTCGTCCTCTACGGCTCGACTGGTATGGGCAAGACTCGCATCATCCAGAAGTTCTTGCGCGACAATCGAACTCACTTCGACAAAAAGCTTGGAAGAACCCGACTTCCTGTGGTCTCGATCCAGATGCCTCCCTCACCAAGCGAACGTGATCTCTACGAAGAGATCCTGGCGGCGATGGGCGGGATCTTCACTCACGGCACAAGCGTGACAACCTTACGCCACCGCATTCGCGCACTGGCGCGTCAACTTGAAGTGCGGCTACTGGTGATCGACGAGATCCATTCGGTTCTCGCCGGCACCTATCGCGAACAGCGAATACTGCTCAACTCGATCCGCTTTCTCGCCAACGATCTGCGACTGCCATTGGTCTGTGCGGGAACTCACGAAGCGAAGCAAGCGCTCATGACTGACCAGCAACTTGCCGATCGATTCGAGGCGGCGGAACTGCCAGCCTGGGAGAACGATTCCAGCTTTCAGCAGTTGCTTCTAAGTTTTGAGTCCATACTTCCACTGCGGCTACCATCCGAGTTCCGCGATCCCAAAGTACATCAGCGAATTCTAAGTCTCAGTGAAGGAGTGCTTGTGCGCATCTGTCGGCTAATCGAAACAGCGGCGACAGAAGCGATTCACAGCGGGCAGGAGCACATCAGCCTTAGCCTACTCAAAGACGATCTAGTCACAGGATCTCTAGTCTCGATTGCTGACCGCCGTAACCGGCGCGTCTCCGCACGATGA
- a CDS encoding Mu transposase C-terminal domain-containing protein, with protein MQKWRNLEAAGEADWLVALKRESVIGPLAAQSRPGAQRVGEAARELGLGRSVVYDLLRRYRQRSQTSSLLPGKRGHESKVPLLGADREQLLSACIHEFYLKPERPRLSALMLEVRRRFAEQRMPPPNYRTVVCRVEALDLRLATAKREGGKKARELLGPVAISTLQPEHPMELLQIDHTPVDIIVVDQHKRLPIGRPWLTLAIDVRTRMVAGFHVSLWSPSTISVSLALSQAVLPKTCWLADRELQTLEWPVHGLPRTIHVDNAKEFYAEALVRGCQEYGIRLEHRPPGRPHFGGHIERLIGTTMGAVHLLPGTTFSNVVEKGSYASEARATLTLPEFERWLALQIAGVYHLSTHSALGTTPLAAWQAEVEQTKSSSLRDPLDETEFFLNFLPAVPRQIRRDGIHFYNIRYWDNVLSPWAGRLKDPLLVKYDPRNLSRIYVQDPNGRHWPVPYADLRQPPIALWEIESANKQARESGRRMNTEEAIFANILEQRQLVRQAGSLAKQRRRQAKLPSTAEPSPVSFEPRRSEARPTEIKPFPVEIWE; from the coding sequence ATGCAAAAGTGGCGCAACTTGGAAGCCGCGGGGGAAGCGGACTGGCTCGTGGCTTTGAAGCGCGAGTCGGTGATCGGCCCGTTGGCCGCTCAATCAAGGCCCGGCGCCCAACGTGTCGGAGAGGCCGCACGGGAACTCGGCCTAGGACGGAGCGTCGTTTACGACTTGCTCAGGCGCTACCGCCAACGGTCCCAAACCTCGTCTTTACTTCCAGGCAAGCGGGGCCACGAATCCAAAGTACCGCTTCTTGGCGCGGACCGCGAGCAATTGCTGAGCGCGTGCATCCATGAGTTTTATTTGAAGCCGGAACGGCCGCGGCTGTCGGCACTTATGCTCGAGGTTCGTCGCCGCTTCGCCGAACAACGAATGCCACCTCCGAACTATCGCACCGTAGTATGCCGGGTTGAGGCGCTAGACCTTCGGTTGGCGACCGCAAAGCGCGAGGGTGGCAAGAAGGCCCGAGAACTGCTAGGGCCCGTTGCGATCTCAACCTTGCAGCCCGAACACCCGATGGAACTTTTGCAGATCGACCATACACCGGTGGACATCATCGTGGTCGACCAACACAAGCGGCTCCCGATCGGGCGTCCGTGGCTTACGCTTGCGATCGATGTGCGGACACGAATGGTTGCGGGCTTTCACGTTTCTCTCTGGTCGCCTTCGACGATATCTGTTTCTTTAGCGCTGTCCCAAGCTGTTCTCCCGAAGACGTGTTGGTTGGCCGACCGCGAGCTCCAGACACTCGAATGGCCTGTCCATGGCCTCCCGCGAACGATTCACGTCGACAACGCCAAGGAGTTTTATGCCGAAGCGTTGGTTCGGGGGTGCCAGGAGTATGGCATCCGTCTGGAGCACCGTCCGCCTGGGCGGCCGCACTTCGGAGGCCACATCGAGCGGTTGATTGGGACGACGATGGGGGCAGTCCATCTCTTGCCAGGCACGACGTTCTCCAATGTCGTCGAGAAGGGTTCTTATGCGTCGGAGGCTCGGGCAACGTTGACGCTACCAGAGTTCGAGCGGTGGCTGGCGCTTCAGATCGCTGGCGTCTACCATCTCTCAACTCATTCCGCTCTCGGCACGACTCCTCTCGCGGCATGGCAAGCGGAGGTGGAACAAACGAAGTCGTCGTCGCTGCGGGACCCGCTCGACGAAACGGAGTTCTTTCTCAACTTTCTGCCCGCGGTCCCAAGACAGATTCGTAGAGACGGCATTCATTTTTACAACATCCGCTATTGGGACAATGTGCTCAGCCCATGGGCCGGACGGTTGAAGGATCCGCTGTTGGTTAAGTACGACCCACGGAATTTGTCGCGAATCTATGTGCAAGACCCGAACGGACGGCACTGGCCCGTTCCATACGCCGATCTGCGGCAGCCTCCAATCGCGCTTTGGGAGATAGAGTCGGCCAATAAGCAAGCACGAGAAAGCGGGCGACGGATGAACACGGAAGAGGCCATCTTCGCGAACATCCTGGAGCAGCGACAGCTTGTTCGGCAGGCTGGTTCGCTAGCCAAACAGCGCCGCCGGCAAGCGAAATTACCCTCGACAGCAGAACCCTCTCCGGTCTCCTTCGAGCCTCGAAGAAGCGAAGCTCGTCCCACCGAAATCAAACCTTTTCCGGTCGAGATTTGGGAGTAA
- a CDS encoding LysR substrate-binding domain-containing protein: MRLLLPRLAVSSVLAPKLGRLHKEYPEIVLDVTTDDSRRDIVADGFDAGIHFGEYIEKDMIAVRVSPDHRPAIVGSPNCHAALKSRNIGLL; this comes from the coding sequence TTGCGTTTACTACTCCCGCGTCTCGCAGTGTCATCTGTCCTCGCGCCAAAGTTGGGCAGGTTGCACAAGGAATATCCAGAGATCGTACTCGACGTAACAACGGATGACAGCCGGCGGGACATCGTCGCGGACGGCTTCGATGCTGGCATTCATTTCGGTGAGTACATCGAGAAGGACATGATTGCAGTCCGCGTGTCGCCGGACCATCGGCCAGCCATCGTCGGTTCGCCCAACTGTCACGCTGCACTCAAATCCCGGAATATCGGCCTTTTGTAA
- a CDS encoding tautomerase family protein: protein MPHVIVKLWPGKTEKQKTQLAEEITQSVMHILNYGDESVSVAFEEVEAKDWASKVCRTDIVGNEDKLYKKPGYTM, encoded by the coding sequence ATGCCCCACGTAATTGTGAAGCTGTGGCCCGGAAAAACTGAGAAACAGAAGACTCAGCTCGCGGAAGAGATCACGCAGAGCGTAATGCACATTTTGAACTACGGAGACGAGTCGGTGTCGGTGGCATTCGAAGAAGTCGAAGCGAAAGACTGGGCCTCGAAGGTGTGCCGGACAGATATCGTAGGCAACGAGGACAAGCTCTACAAGAAACCCGGCTACACGATGTGA
- a CDS encoding SDR family oxidoreductase — MNNPFDFRGKITLVTGAASGMGLATATAFAEAGAAVVMADFREEAVTTEASKLTSLGHIVIALRCDVSDDVQVEQMVQRLVAEFGRLDAAFNNAGVMARIVPTADSTREEWDRVTGINLRGVWSCMKYELRQMERQGSGAIVNNASVGALTGNPGIGAYIASKHGVVGLTRTAALEYIKKGIYVNAVNPGLIDTQIARDVVSGNEQAYSDIADQVPIGRAGRPEEIASAVLWLCSPAASYVVGQAITVDGGMTVG, encoded by the coding sequence ATGAACAATCCATTCGACTTTCGCGGCAAGATCACCCTGGTGACGGGAGCCGCGTCGGGCATGGGACTTGCGACCGCGACGGCCTTTGCTGAGGCCGGCGCCGCCGTCGTCATGGCGGACTTCAGGGAAGAAGCAGTCACCACGGAAGCCAGTAAGTTGACGTCCCTGGGGCACATAGTGATCGCGTTGCGCTGCGACGTAAGTGACGATGTACAGGTCGAGCAGATGGTGCAGCGCCTGGTCGCCGAATTCGGCCGCCTCGATGCCGCTTTCAACAACGCAGGCGTGATGGCACGTATTGTGCCAACCGCTGATAGCACCCGCGAAGAGTGGGATCGCGTAACGGGCATCAACCTGCGGGGCGTCTGGAGTTGCATGAAATACGAACTGCGCCAGATGGAGCGACAAGGCAGCGGAGCGATCGTCAACAACGCTTCCGTCGGTGCACTCACCGGGAATCCCGGCATCGGCGCTTACATCGCCTCAAAGCACGGCGTAGTCGGTCTAACGCGTACAGCTGCTCTTGAGTACATCAAGAAGGGGATTTATGTGAACGCGGTGAACCCCGGACTCATTGACACGCAAATCGCTCGCGACGTGGTCAGCGGAAATGAGCAGGCATACAGCGACATCGCGGATCAGGTTCCCATCGGCCGTGCAGGACGGCCGGAGGAGATCGCTTCAGCGGTCCTTTGGCTCTGCAGTCCCGCCGCCAGCTACGTCGTAGGACAGGCGATCACCGTGGATGGCGGCATGACGGTTGGTTGA
- a CDS encoding NUDIX domain-containing protein has translation MSRGAPARRRRAWSIPKGEYKGSEKRLEAAQREFREETGFVAEGHFEHLAK, from the coding sequence ATGTCGAGAGGCGCTCCCGCGCGGCGGAGAAGAGCGTGGTCGATTCCTAAGGGCGAATACAAGGGGAGCGAAAAGCGTCTGGAGGCTGCCCAGCGTGAATTTCGTGAGGAGACAGGATTCGTTGCTGAGGGGCATTTCGAGCATCTGGCGAAGTGA
- a CDS encoding FtsX-like permease family protein, giving the protein MRVVSHHLLYKLIQLANFGRCCRLFGRLAPGVSMGQAQAETKLFADHLFALHDTRSELSKPVPTQFWPGSPFPGKLPAGLRLSIALVMAAAGMVLVIACANVASLQLARAASRQNELSMRLSLGASRLRLIRQLLTESALLGVLAGVVAFLVTWALLAVGATIAKDALPADMGAYVVDVTPDLATFTYVFGLSLAAGGSVRARSSDGEFKLSAFVRS; this is encoded by the coding sequence GTGAGGGTAGTTAGCCATCACCTCCTCTACAAACTCATTCAACTCGCAAACTTCGGACGATGCTGCCGCCTGTTTGGCCGTCTCGCTCCGGGCGTGAGCATGGGACAGGCACAGGCAGAGACAAAGCTATTTGCCGATCACCTTTTTGCGCTGCATGACACGCGATCGGAGTTGAGCAAACCGGTTCCTACCCAATTCTGGCCGGGCTCTCCGTTCCCTGGCAAGCTGCCAGCAGGTTTGAGGTTGTCCATTGCGCTGGTAATGGCCGCAGCCGGGATGGTGCTAGTGATCGCTTGCGCCAACGTCGCCAGCCTGCAACTGGCGCGCGCCGCATCGCGCCAGAACGAACTGAGTATGCGCCTCTCTCTCGGAGCCAGCCGGCTGCGCCTGATAAGGCAATTACTTACGGAAAGCGCGTTGCTGGGCGTGCTCGCCGGCGTGGTGGCGTTCCTGGTGACGTGGGCTTTGCTGGCGGTGGGGGCGACGATTGCCAAAGACGCCCTGCCCGCCGACATGGGCGCTTACGTGGTTGACGTTACGCCGGATCTGGCCACTTTTACTTATGTCTTTGGCTTGTCTCTGGCGGCAGGGGGTTCTGTTCGGGCTCGCTCCAGCGATGGAGAGTTCAAGCTCAGCGCTTTCGTCCGCAGTTAA
- a CDS encoding FtsX-like permease family protein: MQANYFETLGIPLLFGRHFQAQAGQPEASVVVSESAARQLWPRQNPIGQRLRMSTEKRFHTDSEILPDGPVFQVIGIARDTRGVTLDGSDSQQIYLPLHDDRIQDYPLLIGTQADPQLFMGALGPVISSVDPNLMASTSTLEEMLRQTTIFVASSFSAAIAITIGFLGLVLASMGIYSTVSFIVVLRTREVGIRMALGAKKHDILGLMLLESARPVVAGLLAGLVLAVGTSHLLRGVLYGLNTIDGISFGGVSLLFLAIALLAAYVPSRRALHVEPVVPLRCE, translated from the coding sequence ATTCAGGCAAATTACTTTGAAACCCTTGGCATCCCTTTGCTCTTCGGGCGGCACTTTCAGGCGCAAGCAGGACAGCCCGAGGCTTCCGTGGTAGTGAGCGAATCAGCGGCCAGACAACTCTGGCCAAGGCAGAACCCGATCGGCCAGAGACTCCGCATGAGCACCGAGAAACGGTTCCACACCGACAGCGAGATTCTCCCTGACGGACCGGTTTTCCAAGTGATCGGCATCGCGCGTGACACACGCGGAGTGACGCTCGACGGCAGCGACTCGCAGCAAATCTACCTGCCATTGCACGACGACCGGATCCAGGATTACCCTTTGCTCATCGGAACCCAGGCGGACCCGCAGCTGTTTATGGGCGCGCTTGGCCCGGTGATCTCGTCCGTCGATCCCAACCTGATGGCTTCTACATCGACGCTGGAAGAGATGCTGCGACAGACAACGATCTTCGTCGCTTCCAGCTTTTCGGCCGCGATCGCGATCACCATAGGCTTTCTCGGGCTGGTGCTGGCTTCAATGGGTATTTACAGCACGGTGAGCTTTATCGTGGTGCTGCGTACGAGGGAGGTCGGCATTCGCATGGCCCTGGGCGCGAAGAAGCACGACATCCTCGGTCTGATGCTGCTCGAAAGCGCGCGCCCCGTAGTGGCCGGATTGCTCGCCGGACTTGTGCTCGCCGTGGGAACCTCCCACCTGCTACGCGGAGTGCTCTATGGGCTCAACACAATCGATGGCATCTCCTTTGGAGGCGTGTCGTTGTTGTTTCTAGCCATTGCGCTACTCGCCGCTTATGTGCCGTCGCGTCGAGCCCTGCACGTAGAGCCGGTAGTGCCACTTCGTTGCGAATAG
- a CDS encoding amidohydrolase family protein, producing MRPLFLFALLLSSSSVTHAQDLAVVGAKVYASPTATPVDDATIVIRAGKIVAVGKHVSVPAGVKTLPCADCVVFAGFWNTHVHFMEAKGMDASSQPADKLTRQVQEMVTLSGFTTVVDTASFPDITVSLRRRIESGEVLGPRIYTAGVGLFPPHALPYYIKGLPPELLAQLPQPDTPAEAAEDVRKNIAAGSDIVKLFTGSIVEPEHIVPMPVDIATAAVAVGHEHGQLVFAHTTNLAGTRVAMQSGVDVLAHAPEVVEEIDDNLLHQMVALHMSMIPTLKLFSRDSNIAGIRAEVFKFHQFGGVLMFGTDTGFLQDYDVKEEYHQLALAGFSYYDVLAMLTTAPAQRFHVADQEGSIAVGKKGDLTVLSADPASDPLAFAKVRYAIREGKVIASAATTASGK from the coding sequence ATGCGTCCTCTCTTCCTGTTCGCTTTGCTTCTTTCCTCCTCCTCGGTGACACATGCCCAGGACCTGGCTGTTGTAGGCGCGAAGGTTTACGCCTCGCCGACCGCCACACCGGTCGATGACGCCACGATCGTCATCCGTGCAGGAAAGATCGTGGCAGTCGGCAAACATGTTTCCGTTCCAGCAGGGGTGAAGACGCTACCGTGCGCGGACTGCGTTGTGTTCGCCGGCTTCTGGAATACGCATGTCCATTTCATGGAAGCGAAGGGGATGGATGCCTCCAGCCAGCCTGCCGATAAACTCACGCGACAGGTGCAGGAGATGGTCACGCTTTCCGGCTTTACTACGGTCGTCGATACTGCTTCGTTCCCGGATATCACCGTCTCTCTGCGCCGTCGCATCGAATCCGGCGAGGTACTGGGACCTCGCATCTATACCGCGGGGGTGGGACTCTTTCCGCCGCACGCGCTTCCGTACTATATCAAAGGGCTGCCGCCGGAACTCCTGGCTCAGCTGCCACAGCCGGACACCCCAGCCGAAGCTGCAGAGGACGTTCGTAAGAACATCGCGGCGGGTTCGGATATTGTGAAGCTTTTTACAGGTTCGATCGTTGAACCCGAGCACATCGTCCCCATGCCGGTTGATATCGCTACCGCGGCCGTCGCCGTGGGTCATGAACATGGTCAGCTTGTCTTCGCCCACACTACGAATCTGGCAGGAACGCGCGTTGCCATGCAGAGCGGAGTCGACGTGCTGGCGCATGCGCCAGAGGTTGTCGAAGAGATCGACGACAACCTTCTTCATCAGATGGTCGCTCTGCATATGTCGATGATACCGACGCTGAAGCTGTTCTCCAGGGATTCGAACATAGCCGGCATACGGGCGGAGGTCTTCAAGTTTCATCAGTTCGGAGGAGTGCTGATGTTCGGCACCGATACGGGTTTTCTCCAGGACTACGACGTCAAGGAGGAGTATCACCAGCTCGCGTTGGCTGGATTCTCCTATTACGACGTTCTCGCGATGCTGACGACAGCTCCGGCGCAGCGGTTTCACGTTGCGGATCAGGAGGGTAGTATCGCCGTCGGAAAGAAGGGTGACCTGACGGTGCTGTCTGCCGATCCCGCTTCCGATCCGCTGGCGTTCGCAAAGGTCCGCTATGCCATTCGCGAAGGCAAAGTGATTGCCAGTGCCGCGACGACTGCGAGCGGGAAGTAG
- a CDS encoding carboxypeptidase regulatory-like domain-containing protein encodes MKSALLGLLIACTTLSSPQVLRPDLAGKVVDSTGRPLAHTTVMVYHAGVKTGFSTYCPSCYADCGKRVLTDLDGNFRIKSLAPNLWFELLAIQDGYVPTFSEKADPAKTPTVEIHLAPKPPSGDFSGTIRGHVVDESGSPISDAVVEPVGILEGKASIYGMVDGLEPMAVTNKMGDFEISYARPIPKMLLNVEARAMAPKFITMPTGQERHSVALSEGAAITGRIVANGKPISNAEIGLIPKNRGGFDGELAIIGDPYKEIRIGTNADGTFTATNVPEVKEWYVYAKMQSLSQGAVDPVEVQIKEKGQYVHAPDLVVQRGYRLSGKVVLSDKKPLPPGMRITIESDRVWDAQTTTLAQDGNFKFANLPAGDYHISPAVKGYAPKGTRFHPFETTASVSNDIKSLTVRVFPRASIEF; translated from the coding sequence GTTGCTTGGACTTCTTATAGCCTGCACGACGCTATCCTCCCCACAAGTTTTAAGACCTGATCTTGCGGGCAAAGTCGTCGATTCCACAGGCCGGCCCCTGGCTCACACGACCGTAATGGTGTATCACGCCGGGGTTAAAACTGGATTCAGCACCTATTGCCCGAGTTGCTACGCCGATTGCGGCAAGCGGGTGCTCACGGATCTCGACGGCAATTTCCGCATCAAGAGTCTCGCCCCTAATCTATGGTTCGAGTTACTTGCTATTCAAGATGGATATGTCCCAACCTTTTCCGAGAAAGCTGATCCGGCCAAGACCCCGACGGTTGAAATCCATCTAGCTCCTAAACCCCCATCCGGCGACTTTTCCGGCACGATTAGAGGGCATGTTGTCGATGAGAGTGGCTCCCCTATTTCAGACGCGGTTGTGGAGCCAGTGGGTATTCTCGAGGGAAAGGCCAGTATTTACGGAATGGTAGACGGTCTTGAACCCATGGCGGTGACGAACAAGATGGGTGACTTCGAGATCTCTTATGCCAGGCCTATCCCGAAGATGCTCCTGAATGTGGAAGCGCGCGCCATGGCTCCCAAGTTCATCACGATGCCCACGGGGCAGGAGCGCCACTCTGTCGCCCTGTCTGAAGGAGCTGCCATCACAGGCCGAATTGTCGCGAATGGGAAGCCGATCAGCAATGCTGAGATCGGATTAATTCCGAAGAACAGAGGGGGTTTCGATGGCGAGCTCGCGATTATCGGTGACCCCTACAAAGAGATACGCATAGGCACGAATGCCGATGGCACGTTCACTGCCACGAACGTTCCCGAAGTGAAGGAGTGGTATGTCTACGCCAAGATGCAGTCGCTATCCCAGGGTGCAGTAGATCCTGTGGAAGTTCAGATCAAGGAGAAGGGGCAGTACGTCCACGCCCCCGATCTCGTGGTCCAGCGAGGTTACCGACTTAGCGGGAAGGTTGTGCTGAGCGACAAAAAGCCTCTTCCACCAGGAATGCGCATTACGATCGAGTCGGATCGTGTCTGGGACGCCCAGACAACTACACTAGCCCAAGATGGCAACTTCAAGTTTGCGAATCTGCCTGCGGGTGATTACCACATCTCTCCGGCTGTGAAAGGCTACGCTCCGAAGGGTACGCGATTCCACCCTTTTGAAACTACTGCGTCGGTCAGCAACGACATCAAGAGCCTCACCGTTCGCGTGTTTCCAAGAGCTTCAATCGAATTCTAG